A region of Acidobacteriota bacterium DNA encodes the following proteins:
- a CDS encoding L,D-transpeptidase family protein, giving the protein MDRMRCVVLLLAVCSLWFCIPCGLAAPSDELRLEIHKTDRNLRLWRGEKLVARVPIGLGFEPRADKLREGDGATPEGRFEVCIKNPQSQYYLSLGLTYPNAEDAARGLRTGLIDEADHRRILAALERGHCPPWDTALGGEIFIHGRGAGSDWTLGCVALDDADMKRLFDLVPVGTAVEIKP; this is encoded by the coding sequence ATGGATCGCATGCGTTGCGTGGTACTTCTGCTGGCAGTCTGCTCGCTCTGGTTCTGCATTCCTTGCGGGCTGGCCGCGCCGAGCGATGAGCTGCGTCTCGAGATTCATAAGACTGACCGCAACTTGCGCCTGTGGCGCGGTGAGAAGCTGGTGGCGCGGGTGCCGATCGGCCTCGGCTTCGAGCCGCGAGCCGACAAGCTGCGCGAGGGGGACGGTGCCACTCCGGAAGGCCGTTTCGAGGTCTGCATCAAGAATCCCCAGAGCCAGTACTACCTCTCCCTCGGTCTGACCTATCCCAACGCCGAAGATGCCGCGCGCGGCCTGCGCACCGGGCTGATCGACGAGGCAGACCATCGACGCATCCTGGCAGCCCTCGAGCGCGGCCACTGTCCGCCTTGGGACACCGCCCTCGGCGGCGAGATCTTCATTCACGGTCGCGGTGCCGGGAGCGACTGGACCCTCGGCTGCGTCGCTCTCGACGACGCCGACATGAAACGCCTCTTCGACCTCGTCCCGGTGGGCACGGCGGTCGAGATCAAGCCTTAG
- a CDS encoding S8 family serine peptidase, giving the protein MTYRWILLLALFAVPANALPEVYIVLFPEAPLAEQWAALRASSGDAATRVDRRLDPHSTFSRGRLAALDRQQADHQRHLESLVGRPLEPLFRYRAAGNGLALRLSPEEARKIAGSPRIRRIARDVEHTAATDRTPAFLGAPAVWDGTAVTTGTGFRGEGVVVGVLDSGINFDHPSFTAVAEDGYVHSNPLGSGTFLGFCDPGHPRFDPAFACNAKLIGAWDFEDPISGGDGPEDDAGHGSHVAGTAVGNQLGNGKTAGIAPRANLVVYDVCRPAGPSLSCPTSATFAAIDQAILDGIVDVLNFSVTGGTSPWGIDADRFFLNAVAAGMVVVAAGGNTGTPGTVQHLGPWMTTVASTTHDRVAVENRLEGFLGGLSPPDEPITGASRTAGYGPAPMVRAADSSNGEPQPRFCEAPFPAATWSGEIVLCERGQVDRTLACAHALAGGAGACVFGNSGFTDARPVPEAHVLPATHVIWADRNTLNTWLIGGMGHRATLTAAAPRLDGAAADRMASSSSAGPNPAFDGLKPDLAAPGVEIFAPRHTTSPLTAPEFGTMSGTSMASPHVAGAAALLRGLHPTWTPDEIRSALMTTANPSLADGPGDADAHDAGAGRLDLSRAALAGLVLDETAAKYLAANPDQGGDPRSLNLPSLENSDCDGRCSWQRSVRSTRSAAVTWIATGTAIGASSAALRIEVSPPSFEMDDPTDLQALTVTTQVLPGAPVDFRWIFGEILLTPNDATIPTARLPVAIFPTGVDRTIFTDGFESGNVSRWSQAVP; this is encoded by the coding sequence ATGACCTACCGATGGATCCTTCTGCTGGCCCTGTTCGCGGTGCCGGCGAATGCCCTACCGGAGGTCTACATCGTCCTCTTTCCGGAAGCCCCTCTCGCCGAGCAGTGGGCCGCGCTGCGAGCGAGCTCCGGAGATGCCGCGACCCGCGTGGATCGGCGCCTCGATCCCCACTCGACCTTCAGCCGCGGGCGCCTGGCCGCCCTCGACCGGCAGCAAGCGGATCACCAACGTCACCTCGAGTCCCTCGTCGGGCGCCCGCTGGAGCCGCTGTTCCGCTACCGCGCCGCGGGCAACGGCCTGGCCTTGCGGCTGAGCCCGGAAGAAGCCCGCAAGATCGCCGGCTCGCCGCGGATCCGGCGCATCGCACGGGATGTCGAGCACACGGCGGCGACGGACCGAACGCCGGCCTTCCTCGGCGCCCCCGCGGTGTGGGACGGCACTGCCGTGACGACCGGCACCGGCTTCCGCGGTGAGGGAGTGGTGGTGGGCGTGCTCGACAGCGGCATCAACTTCGACCACCCCTCCTTCACCGCCGTGGCGGAGGACGGCTACGTCCACAGCAACCCCCTCGGCAGCGGTACCTTCCTCGGCTTCTGCGATCCCGGCCATCCGCGCTTCGACCCCGCCTTCGCCTGCAACGCCAAACTGATCGGCGCCTGGGACTTCGAGGATCCGATCAGCGGCGGCGACGGCCCTGAAGACGACGCCGGCCACGGCAGCCACGTCGCCGGCACGGCAGTCGGAAATCAGCTCGGCAACGGCAAGACGGCGGGTATCGCGCCGCGCGCCAACCTGGTGGTCTACGACGTCTGTCGCCCCGCCGGCCCGAGCCTGAGCTGCCCGACCTCGGCGACCTTCGCCGCCATCGACCAGGCGATCTTGGACGGCATCGTCGATGTGCTCAATTTCTCGGTCACCGGAGGCACCTCTCCCTGGGGCATCGACGCCGATCGCTTCTTCCTCAACGCCGTCGCCGCCGGCATGGTGGTGGTCGCCGCCGGCGGCAACACCGGCACTCCCGGCACGGTGCAGCACCTGGGACCGTGGATGACCACCGTCGCCTCCACCACCCACGACCGCGTCGCCGTCGAGAACCGGCTCGAAGGCTTTCTCGGCGGGCTGTCGCCGCCGGACGAACCGATCACCGGCGCCAGCCGCACCGCCGGCTACGGCCCGGCCCCGATGGTGCGCGCCGCCGACAGCTCCAACGGTGAGCCTCAGCCGCGCTTTTGCGAGGCGCCCTTCCCGGCCGCCACCTGGAGCGGCGAGATCGTGCTCTGCGAGCGCGGCCAGGTGGACCGCACCCTGGCCTGTGCCCACGCCCTCGCCGGCGGCGCCGGCGCCTGCGTTTTCGGCAACTCTGGCTTCACCGACGCCCGGCCGGTACCGGAAGCGCACGTCCTGCCGGCCACCCACGTCATCTGGGCCGACCGCAACACCCTCAACACCTGGCTCATCGGCGGCATGGGCCACCGCGCCACCCTGACCGCCGCGGCGCCGCGCCTCGACGGTGCCGCCGCCGACCGCATGGCGTCCTCCAGCTCGGCCGGCCCCAACCCGGCCTTCGATGGCCTCAAGCCAGACCTCGCCGCGCCCGGCGTCGAGATTTTCGCCCCCCGCCACACCACTTCACCGCTCACCGCTCCAGAGTTCGGCACCATGAGCGGCACCTCGATGGCGAGTCCCCACGTCGCCGGCGCCGCCGCCCTGTTGCGCGGCCTCCATCCCACCTGGACGCCGGACGAGATCCGCTCCGCCCTGATGACCACCGCCAATCCCAGCCTCGCCGACGGTCCCGGCGATGCCGACGCCCACGACGCCGGCGCCGGTCGCCTCGACCTGTCCCGCGCCGCGCTGGCCGGCCTGGTGCTCGACGAGACCGCCGCCAAATACCTCGCCGCCAACCCGGATCAGGGCGGCGACCCACGGAGCCTCAACTTGCCGAGCCTGGAGAACAGCGACTGCGACGGCCGCTGTAGCTGGCAGCGCAGCGTGCGCAGCACGCGCAGCGCCGCCGTCACGTGGATCGCCACCGGAACCGCCATTGGCGCGAGCTCCGCAGCGCTGCGCATCGAGGTCTCGCCGCCGAGCTTCGAGATGGACGACCCCACCGACCTGCAGGCGCTCACCGTCACCACCCAGGTGCTGCCCGGCGCGCCGGTCGACTTTCGCTGGATCTTCGGCGAAATCCTGCTCACCCCGAACGACGCCACCATCCCGACGGCCCGGCTGCCGGTCGCGATCTTCCCCACCGGCGTCGACCGCACGATCTTCACGGACGGCTTCGAGTCCGGGAACGTCAGCCGCTGGAGCCAGGCGGTGCCGTAG